In Scylla paramamosain isolate STU-SP2022 chromosome 29, ASM3559412v1, whole genome shotgun sequence, a genomic segment contains:
- the LOC135115796 gene encoding uncharacterized protein LOC135115796, with translation MDGSGRISIRTHGHLKEAAPQPEPPPSPRELQPLTPEALPPPPPRQPRHRQTKMRDAPDTTSGGSPGDGLDMASGAQGAVLFHTQCGRNISKSSGYSSNRMVHLPSPTPRDNGLEDQVDVFYGRARIITFTGKCQSAVGGKCMGLCNEMEQIIKKCIPKERLENTSM, from the exons ATGGACGGGAGTGGTCGGATATCTATACGCACTCACGGCCACTTGAAAGAGGCCGCGCCACAGCCAGAGCCGCCCCCCTCACCGCGAGAGCTGCAACCACTCACGCCAGAagcacttccacctccaccgcctCGACAGCCGAGGCACAGGC AGACAAAGATGAGAGACGCGCCTGACACAACTTCAGGCGGCTCTCCTGGCGATGGTCTTGACATGGCTAGTGGGGCTCAGGGTGCTGTTCTCTTCCACACCCAGTGTGGAAGAAACATCAGCAAAAGCAGTGGCTACTCATCGAATAGAATG GTCCACTTGCCATCGCCGACCCCAAGAGACAATGGTCTGGAGGACCAAGTTGATGTGTTCTACGGTCGTGCAAGGATCATTACTTTCACAGGGAAATGTCAAAGTGCAGTCGGCGGTAAATGCATGGGCCTATGCAATGAGATGGagcaaataattaaaaaatgcaTTCCAAAGGAGAGACTCGAGAACACTTCCATGTAG